One Halanaerobium hydrogeniformans genomic window, TTTTGGCCAGCTTATTTTTTAATTTTTTGGCAATTCTCTTTACACCTTTTCGCTCGTCTTCTGACAAAATGTTTGCTAATTCTATCAGACTATCATCAGTTTCTAAATCTTTAGTATAATCTTTTATCTCTTTAATTGTCAGCTCATCAAAATCAGGATATTTCATCTTCATCCACCTCTGCAGGTTTTTCTAAAGTTATTCTACCTAATTTACCATCTCTATAATCATTAATTACAATTCCAGCTGCCCGATTACGGTCGACTTTGCCACCGGTCATTAGACAACCTCTTTTGCGGGCAATATCTGCCAGAATATCATAGGAATGATCTGCTAAATAATCCAGCTGATAGAATTCTTCTAATTTTTCTGCTTTGATATTTTTAATAAATTTAATTAGTTTATATGCTGCAAGTTCAAAATCAAAAACATCATTACTAACAGCACCTGTTAAAGCCAGCTTATAGGCAGTATCTTCATCAGAAAAACTGGGCCATAAAATACCCGGAGTATCAAGCAGTCTGACCTTTTTACTGACATTAACCCACTGTCTACCTCTAGTAACACCCGGTTTATCAGCTATATTAGCAGCTTTAGAACCAGCTAAAAGGTTAATCAGGGCTGATTTACCTACATTGGGTATTCCAATGATCATAGCTCTGATCCTTCTTGCCTTTCTTCCCTTTTTAGATAGCTTATTTGTGATTTCATAGTGAAGACCGTTTAAGAGATTCTTTAATTCTCCAACTCCTTCTCCGGTTATAGAGTTTAGTAAAACTGCCTCTCCCTTAAAATAATTTAACCACTTTTGATTTAATTCTGGATCAGCTAAATCCTTTTTATTTAAAACAGCAACTCTTTTTTGATCTTTTACTAAAGACTGCAGATCTGGATTTTGAGTGCTGTAAGGTGCTCTTGCATCAAGGACCTCGATAATTAAATCTACCAATTTTAAGTCATCTTTTAATATTCTTTTTGCTTTTGCCATATGGCCTGGATACCATTGAATCATGATATTAACTCCCTCTTTAAATTGAGATTAAAAAAGGGTGTAGGATTATCTCCCCACCCTTTGTCTTAAAAATTACTCTGCATCTACTTCTGGTATAACTCTAGCTTCACGTTTTTCTTTAATTCTAGAAGCTTTACCTCTTCTGTCACGTAAGTAATAGAGGCGTGATCTTCTTACATCACCACGTCTTACTACCTCAATAGCATCTAATTTACTGGAATGGACTGGAAAAGTTCTTTCTACTCCAACTCCATGAGCAATTTTACGAACAGTAAAAGTTTCATTTAAACCTCCACCGTTTCTCTTAATTACAACACCTTTATAAGGCTGTAGTCTTTCTTTACCACCTTCTGATATTCTAACTTTTAGGTTTAATGTATCACCTACTGCGAATTCAGGTATATCATCACGCATTTGTTCTTTTTCAATTTCATTGATAATATTCATCAGTCAACCTCCTCTCAAAAAATACTAAAATTTATTCTTCCCACCAGGGTAAAGATAAAAGACGATCTAAAATAATCGAAGCAGCACTTCTAACAGAAAGATGGTTAAAATCTCCTCGGCCCCAGACTGGATCAAGTATATAATCACACTCAGCCAGTGTTTCTTCTGTTAAACCATATCCTGTGCCAAAGATGATCAAAAATGGCCTTTCAAAGTCATTTAAATACTCACGCATCTTTTTATAACCAACAGAATTAGCATATTCTTTAGCATCAGTTGCCACAACTATCGGTTTTTTGCCTGTTTCTGCCTTTATTTTCTCTTTTACTTCAGCTAATTCAGAAGCAATTTTTAAAACAGAAAAAGCCTGATGACGGTTATAGCAGTAATCTGCTCCTCGACCACCGGTCCAATAATCATGAACCCTTTCTACCAGTTCCTGTTGTGATTTCAAGTTATTAATTATATAATATTTCTCGATCTCATATGTTTTTGCAGCTCTAGAGATATCATGTAGATCATAATTAGTAACCGTTGTTGTGATAATCTCACCCAGTTTATTATAGATTGGGTTGTGTACCAATCCCAGGTAAACATCTGCCTCAATTGCTTTCATCCACTTCACCCTTTAATTCAGCTTTAATTTCTTTAAGTAGTTTTTTATCCTCTTCGGTTAATTCTTTATCTTTAAGCAGATCTTCTCTTCTCATCAAAGTTCTGCGCAGAGATTCTTTTTTACGCCAGCGTTCGATCAATTGATGATTACCACTTAATAAAACATCTGGTACCTTAAGACCTTTAAATTCCCTTGGTCT contains:
- the ylqF gene encoding ribosome biogenesis GTPase YlqF, which produces MIQWYPGHMAKAKRILKDDLKLVDLIIEVLDARAPYSTQNPDLQSLVKDQKRVAVLNKKDLADPELNQKWLNYFKGEAVLLNSITGEGVGELKNLLNGLHYEITNKLSKKGRKARRIRAMIIGIPNVGKSALINLLAGSKAANIADKPGVTRGRQWVNVSKKVRLLDTPGILWPSFSDEDTAYKLALTGAVSNDVFDFELAAYKLIKFIKNIKAEKLEEFYQLDYLADHSYDILADIARKRGCLMTGGKVDRNRAAGIVINDYRDGKLGRITLEKPAEVDEDEIS
- the rplS gene encoding 50S ribosomal protein L19 translates to MNIINEIEKEQMRDDIPEFAVGDTLNLKVRISEGGKERLQPYKGVVIKRNGGGLNETFTVRKIAHGVGVERTFPVHSSKLDAIEVVRRGDVRRSRLYYLRDRRGKASRIKEKREARVIPEVDAE
- a CDS encoding RNA methyltransferase; the protein is MKAIEADVYLGLVHNPIYNKLGEIITTTVTNYDLHDISRAAKTYEIEKYYIINNLKSQQELVERVHDYWTGGRGADYCYNRHQAFSVLKIASELAEVKEKIKAETGKKPIVVATDAKEYANSVGYKKMREYLNDFERPFLIIFGTGYGLTEETLAECDYILDPVWGRGDFNHLSVRSAASIILDRLLSLPWWEE